From the genome of Triticum aestivum cultivar Chinese Spring chromosome 3B, IWGSC CS RefSeq v2.1, whole genome shotgun sequence, one region includes:
- the LOC123068225 gene encoding cytochrome c biogenesis CcmF C-terminal-like mitochondrial protein, which produces MVQLQNFFFFITSTVVPRGTAAPVLLKWFISRDVPTGASSSNGTIIPIPIPLFPFLVYLHLRKFIRSIDRAKSGVLVKASRPILLPDKMERSSSARNALFRFVPVLHFLIIESMGDLSYLESFCGLLCLQFFRTLFSLPRDRSAKRERALRSKGQTLRPKGNEQQNDKMRCPGHPHIERRVEGFGPVAFPAPPPSSSGACLGGVPPESGLEALALPTSRLLMAVGHDYYKKVKMNLSISHGGVCIFMLGVLLSCDPMAYVRPVAHASYSICSGRAA; this is translated from the coding sequence ATGGTCCAACTACAGAACTTCTTCTTTTTCATTACTTCCACGGTCGTGCCCCGTGGCACGGCAGCACCCGTACTATTGAAATGGTTCATCAGTAGAGATGTTCCCACTGGTGCCTCTTCTTCCAATGGTACTATAATTCCTATTCCTATCCCTTTATTCCCTTTTTTGGTCTATCTACATTTAAGGAAATTCATACGCTCCATAGACAGAGCAAAAAGTGGAGTGTTGGTCAAAGCAAGCCGCCCTATTCTATTACCAGACAAAATGGAGAGAAGCTCATCCGCTAGAAATGCTTTATTTCGTTTCGTTCCCGTTCTTCATTTCCTTATTATCGAATCCATGGGGGACTTGTCATATTTAGAATCTTTCTGCGGTCTGCTCTGTTTACAATTCTTTCGTACTCTCTTCTCTTTACCACGCGATAGGTCAGCGAAGCGTGAGCGGGCGCTCCGAAGTAAAGGCCAAACACTTCGGCCTAAGGGGAATGAGCAACAAAATGACAAGATGAGGTGCCCCGGGCACCCCCATATAGAAAGAAGGGTCGAAGGTTTTGGGCCTGTAGCTttccccgccccccccccctcgtcgaGTGGTGCTTGTTTGGGGGGTGTGCCACCAGAAAGCGGGCTTGAAGCTCTCGCCTTACCAACGAGCCGACTGCTGATGGCTGTTGGTCACGACTACTACAAAAAAGTGAAGATGAATCTTTCTATTTCACATGGAGGAGTGTGCATCTTTATGTTGGGTGTTCTTCTGTCGTGCGACCCGATGGCTTATGTGCGACCTGTGGCCCACGCCTCCTATTCTATTTGTTCAGGGCGGGCGGCGTGA
- the LOC123064299 gene encoding uncharacterized protein, whose protein sequence is MVSAATSIAIVLIVIAGVSSGLPATYGDTNMAARMCLKTTNPMLCMVVLKVNPKSAYASTKQDVGSVALQIASDTAEYNLGVINNLNKGSLGTPEGGALAQCLWAYQDADNNLKHNARTGFDRGDYVGAMALVSGAQIVGDICENAFKMIGKNSPVSKIDRQMTERCGVAAEVIGLLTHK, encoded by the coding sequence ATGGTGAGCGCAGCAACATCCATAGCTATTGTTCTTATTGTGATCGCCGGCGTGTCCTCGGGCCTCCCTGCCACCTATGGTGACACCAACATGGCCGCCCGGATGTGCCTGAAGACCACGAACCCCATGCTGTGCATGGTCGTTCTGAAGGTCAACCCAAAGAGCGCCTATGCCTCCACGAAGCAGGACGTCGGCAGCGTCGCGCTGCAGATCGCGAGTGACACTGCTGAGTATAACCTTGGGGTCATCAACAACCTAAACAAGGGAAGCCTAGGCACGCCCGAGGGAGGCGCGCTGGCGCAATGCCTTTGGGCCTATCAAGACGCCGACAACAACCTCAAACACAACGCCCGAACCGGTTTCGACCGTGGGGACTACGTCGGTGCGATGGCTCTCGTGTCGGGCGCCCAGATCGTCGGGGATATATGCGAGAACGCGTTCAAGATGATCGGCAAGAACTCCCCCGTGTCAAAGATAGATCGCCAGATGACTGAGCGATGTGGCGTCGCGGCGGAAGTCATTGGCCTGCTTACCCACAAGTGA
- the LOC123064300 gene encoding uncharacterized protein, giving the protein MASTVATVAMALVMLAAVSSDILPVVDAHTGLISRTCKKTKTPAICVAMLRADRRTDGAMNLYGLASNALLIAIDTVYNNTRAIVDLFKGKEGTPEGGALDVCNQAYLEADNDLELQACVALDFLDYAGASKVILLAKDAGDMCEDAFKAINKKSPLTDMDRQMTERCGVTADLMDLLASKRSE; this is encoded by the coding sequence ATGGCGAGCACCGTAGCAACCGTAGCAATGGCTCTTGTCATGCTCGCCGCCGTGTCCTCTGACATCCTTCCCGTCGTTGACGCCCACACCGGCCTCATCTCCAGGacgtgcaagaagaccaagaccccCGCGATCTGCGTGGCCATGCTGAGAGCCGACCGAAGGACCGACGGCGCCATGAACCTGTACGGCCTCGCCAGCAACGCGCTGCTGATCGCAATCGACACTGTCTACAACAACACTAGGGCAATCGTCGACTTGTTCAAGGGCAAAGAGGGCACACCGGAGGGGGGAGCGCTGGATGTTTGCAACCAGGCCTATCTCGAAGCCGACAACGACCTTGAGCTCCAAGCGTGCGTTGCCCTCGACTTTTTGGACTATGCCGGCGCGTCGAAGGTCATCTTGCTCGCGAAGGACGCTGGTGATATGTGTGAGGACGCGTTCAAGGCGATCAACAAGAAGTCCCCCCTGACCGACATGGATCGCCAGATGACGGAGCGCTGTGGTGTCACGGCCGACCTCATGGATCTGCTTGCCTCCAAGCGATCGGAATAA